tctcctaTCAAGGGTGTGCTGCACAGgtcttccttttattcttcttcGTTGGAGCAGAGTACTTCCTTCTCACCGTCATGGCCTATGAccgctacgttgccatctgcaagcccctgcactacgggagcctcgtgggcagcagagcttgtgcccagatggcagcagctgcctggggcagtggctttctcaatgctgtcctgcacacggccactacattttccctgcccctctgccaaggcaatgctgtggaccagttcttctgtgagaTCCCCCAGATactcaagctctcctgctcaaGTTCAGACTACCTAAAGGAAGTTAGACTTCTGGTGGTTAGTGCATGTTTAGCATttggttgctttgttttcattgtgctgtcctatgtgcagatcttcagggccgtgctgaggatgccctctgagcagggccggcacaaagccttttccacgtgcctccctcacctggccgtgGTCTCCCTGTTTGTCAGCACTGCCATATTTGCCAACCTGAAGCCcccttccatctcctccccatccttGGACTTGATGGTGGCAGTTCTGTACTCAGTGGTGCCTCCAAcagtgaaccccctcatctacagcatgaggaaccaggagctgAAAGCCACACTGAAGAAACTGATTCTTGTTGTAGTATTTACTTAGTAAGAAACTGTCTATCTCTCTTTTCTAGTTTAAGTCAAGTTAATCTCAGGCAACTTGTGACCCTTAGGTGTCgcatttgtcctggtttcagttaggacagagttaattttcctcctagtagctggcagggtgctgtgttttggattaggatgagaagagcgctgataacatgctgatgttttaattgttgcagagcagtgcttacaccaagccaaggacttttcagcttctcgctctgtcctgccagcgggcaggctgcgggtgcagcaggagctgagaggtgacagacccaggacagctgacccaagcTGGCCAcaggggtattccataccatctggcatcatgctgaacaattaatatggggggaGCTAGCCGGGGTAgggggggggaccggctgctcggggataagctgggcatcggtcaacgggtggtgatcaattgcattgtgcatcacttgtttgtagcattattattattattattattttcatttctttgctgtcGTAATAAACC
This Cygnus olor isolate bCygOlo1 unplaced genomic scaffold, bCygOlo1.pri.v2 scaffold_78_ctg1, whole genome shotgun sequence DNA region includes the following protein-coding sequences:
- the LOC121063388 gene encoding olfactory receptor 14C36-like translates to MANSSSVSEFLLLAFADTRELQLLHFALFLGIYLAALLGNGLILIAIACDHRLHTPMYFFLLNLALLDLGSISTTLPKAMANALWDTRAISYQGCAAQVFLLFFFVGAEYFLLTVMAYDRYVAICKPLHYGSLVGSRACAQMAAAAWGSGFLNAVLHTATTFSLPLCQGNAVDQFFCEIPQILKLSCSSSDYLKEVRLLVVSACLAFGCFVFIVLSYVQIFRAVLRMPSEQGRHKAFSTCLPHLAVVSLFVSTAIFANLKPPSISSPSLDLMVAVLYSVVPPTVNPLIYSMRNQELKATLKKLILVVVFT